From the Vibrio ziniensis genome, the window GAGATAGCCTTGGATGAATGTTTGCTCTATGGGCGCATTTCACTCCCATAGAGCAGCTATAAAGCCCGAGTGAAATCTAGTCACCGCGCTGTTCTTTTTCGACTTGTTGATCCTGAATAATCTTAAGCAGAGAAGGAAGAAACTCTCGTTCTACAAAGGATTCGTTGTTCCAAATTTTGGCCTTCATCAGTGCTTTAGGACAGTGGAAAAGCAGTGAGTCTATAGTGACTTTAACCACCAATTTTGGCTTGGTTCTTCCGTCAAGGCATAGATCTCGAATATCGTCATCAATATGAATAGAGGCTGTACCTTTCACCCGTACCACATCTTCAATACCAGAAACTACAAACAGCAAGCCTACTTTGGGATTGGTGATGAGGTTAGTTAAGGTATCTAAACGGTTGTTGCCTGGGCTGTCTGGGAAAGCCAGTGTTTTATCATCCAAAACTTTGACAAACCCTGCATCACCGCCGCGGGGAGAGATATCTAAAAATCCATCTTGATTAGTAGACGAAAGAAAAAACAGTCTGCTGTTTTCAATGAAAGTTCGAGTGTGCTGGTCAATGTGTTTAATGTCTTTAGCCACAGCTAGTGGATGAGGTGTGCTATAGAGCTCTCTTAGTTCTTCCAGTGTCGTTATTTGAGTCATTTTACTTTCTCTGTTTTTATACTTTCGTTTTGGTTATCAGTCGTAAACTATTTGTAAATGATACTTAGTGTCATTTGAAATTAGTTTGCATTATCATGTTCTAACTCATAGGACAGAGTCAAATGCCATCTCGGACGAGATGCCGCTGTTATAAAGTTGAAGCCAAAATCGAAGCCACCATATGTTAAATCTCAAAGCCATTTTTACCGTTTTAGTTTTCTCTTTAACCACCACAATCAGTTGGGCTGACGATAGCGTTAAGTATCCCATTAAAATTCAGCACGCTTTTGGCACAACGATCATCAAGCAAAAGCCAGAGCGAATTGCGACGGTTGCTTGGGCTAATCATGAAGTACCTCTTGCGTTGGGCGTAGTACCGGTTGGTTTCGCTGCGGCGAAATTCGGTGACGATGATGGAGATGGTGTGCTGCCTTGGGTAAAAGCACGCTTAGATAAGTTAGGTGCACAAACGCCAACACTATTTGATGAAGGTGATGGTATTGATTTTGAAGCAGTTGCAGCGACGCAACCGGATGTGATTCTTGCAGCGTATTCAGGTTTGAGTCGCTCCGATTACGAAACGCTGAGTATGATTGCACCAGTGGTTGCATATCCCAACGCACCTTGGTCTACGGACTGGAGAAGTATGATCCGCATAAACAGTGCTGGTATGGGGATGTCGAAAGAAGGGGATAATCTGATTGCGACTATTGAACAAGATATAGCATCACGTGCGGCACAATATCCAGAGCTGAATGGCAAGTCCGCGATGTTTATTACCCACTTAGATCCGACGGATCTGAGTGTGATTCACTTTTACACTGGCAACGATACGCGAGTGAAATTCTTCAGTGACTTAAATCTCGTCTCATCACAAAGTATTAGCAATTTGAGTCGTTCAGGACAGTTTTCTGGAGAAGCCAGTATTGAACAAATCGACGCATTTAACGATGTCGATATCTTCGTTACCTATGGCGGAGAAGAGCTACTGAAGCCACTCTCGCATAATCCACTGATGGCAAAAATGAATGCGGTTAAACATGGTTCAATTGTCATGCTTGGAAGTGGTCCGCTAGCCACTGCTGCTAATCCGACCCCGTTATCCATCTCTTGGGTTTTGGATGATTATCTTGAAGCGTTGGCTGCGGCGGCACGCAAAGCGCAATGAGCACTTCTATTTCAAAAGGTAATTCTATTTCCAAAAGTAATCAGTTTTCGCTGTGGGGTTTTGAACTATCACGTTCAGTGACTCTCGTTGCTTTACTTATCGTTTTGTTTCTTTTGTCTCTACTCTCAGTCGCGTTAGGGACGAGAGAAGTATCTTGGGCTGAAATTTTCAGTGCTATTCAAGGAAACCTAAATACCGTAGGTGAAGCCGCGGTTGCTATGCGTATTCCTCGCACCGTATTGGCAGTGATTGCGGGTGCTTCTTTAGGTTTAGCGGGAACTGTGATGCAGGGTGTCACTCGCAATCCGCTCGCAGACCCTGGCATTCTTGGCGTCAATATTGGTGCTTCATTTTTTGTTGTCATCGGATTGGCTTGGTTTGGAATGAATCAAATTCAAACCTATGTCTGGATGGCAATTCTAGGAGCAGCACTGACTGCCGCATTTGTTTACACCATCGGCTCTATGGGGCGAGGTGGAGCTACACCGCTTAAGTTAGCGTTAGCAGGCGCTGCAACGTCAGCGGCTTTATCCTGTTTTACTATTGCGGTGGTGTTACCACGCAATGATATTGCGGGTGGGGTTCGTTCTTGGCAGATAGGAGGTGTCGGTGGTGCGACATTTGAAACCATTGTACTTGTGCTGCCTTTTTTGATCGTTGGCTTAGTGATTACCACGTTAACCGCGAGAAAACTAAACAGTTTGGCACTGGGGGACGATCTGGCTGCAGGCTTGGGTGAGAATGTAGTCCTAGCTCGAAGTGCTGCTGGAGTTGGCGCAATACTGCTCTGTGGTGCGACAACGGCAATTTGTGGGCCGATAGGCTTTGTTGGTTTAGTTGTGCCGCATTTCTGCCGTCTATTGGTGGGTGTAGATCATCGCTGGTTGTTGCCTTTCTCAGCGGTAGGTGGTGCAAGTCTGCTTCTACTGGCAGATATTGTTGGGCGAATCATTTCCCGTCCGAGTGAATTATCTGTTGGCGTAGTAACTGCGTTTATTGGTGCGCCATTTTTTATCTGGATAGTACGTCGTCAGCGAGTTAGGGAACTATGATGTCCGCTGAATTATTTCTTTTGCAAAGGGTGAAAAAAGTTCGTCAGCAACGTATGCGATGCTGGGCGCTAATCATTGTCGGTTTAACCATTTTAGCGGTGTCAGCTTGGTGTTTAACGTTGGTGTTAGGGCAATCTTATATTCCACCATCTATCGTCTGGAAGGTATTACAAGGCGAGAATATTCCCGGCGCGAGTTTTACCGTTGGGCATTTGCGATTACCGAGAGCAGTAATTTCCTTACTAGTTGGAATCAGTTTTGGCTTAGCGGGTGTCGCATTTCAGACCATGTTGCGTAACCCTTTAGCCAGCCCAGACATTGTGGGTGTAAGTTCTGGAGCGAGCGCTGCAGCAGTTTTTGCAATCATCGTTCTTAATATGGATGGCTCTGCCGTTGCGGTTATCTCCATTTTGGCAGGTTTGGCCGTTGCACTAACTGTTTATGGGCTCGCTTATAAAAATGGTGTGGCGGGAACGCGTTTGATTTTGGTCGGTATTGGCGTTTCAGCCATGATTGAAAGCTATATTGCTTACCTTTTGTCGCAAGCGTCATCGTGGGATTTACAAGAAGCGATGCGTTGGTTAACCGGAAGTGTCAATTCAGTACAACTCGATCAAAGTGTAGCGTTGTTGGTGTCACTGGTTATCTTCGGTGGCTTACTGCTGAGTCAAACTAAGTCTTTAGAAGCATTAAGAATGGGGGACGATACCGCTGCGGCGCTGGGTGTTAACGTCACCTTCACTCGTATCACCATTATTGTCTGTGCCGTTGGTTTGATTGCGGTCGCAACCGCCGTTACTGGACCTATCGCATTTGTCGCCTTTCTTTCCGGACCTATCGCTGCTCGCATTGTCGGTTCTAACGGATCTCTACTCGTTCCTGCTGCGCTGGTCGGTGCCGTATTAGTGTTAGCTGGGGATTACATCGGACAATTTGTTCTTCCAAGCCGCTATCCGGTTGGGGTTATCACGGGTGCTTTGGGTGCTCCATATCTTATTTATTTAATTATTCGCGTTAATCGTAAAGGGGGAGCGTTGTGACCAAAGCTCATGAACTTGTAGTAGAGCAGTTGTCTGCTGGTTATGGCGAAAAAACGATAGTAAAAGATCTCTCGCTTAAGATTGCTCCAGGAAAAATTACTTCAATTGTTGGGGCAAATGCCTGTGGTAAATCCACACTGTTAAGAACCCTATCTCGGTTATTAACGCCTTCAAACGGTCAAGTTTTGCTTGATGGAAAATCGGTACATAAAAGCCCAACACGAGCATTAGCTCGCACTTTGGGTTTATTGCCTCAGTCTCCGATAGCTCCAGAAGGGATTACTGTCGGTGATCTTGTCAGTCGTGGGCGTCATCCGCATCACGGCATAATGTCTCGTTGGAATAGTAAAGATGACGAAGCGGTCGCTAATGCTTTGGAGGTTACAAAGCTTACTGACCTGATAGACAGAGAAGTTGATGAGCTGTCAGGCGGGCAGCGTCAGCGTGTGTGGATTGCCATGGCGCTAGCGCAGGAGACGGACATCTTGTTACTTGATGAGCCGACGACATTTTTGGACGTGACTCATCAAGTGGAAGTGTTGGATTTGTTGGTGGACCTGAATCTACAGCGCGGGATCACTATTGTGATGGTTTTGCATGATCTTAACTTAGCGGCTCGCTATTCAGACTATCTGCTGGCGATGATCAATGGACAGGTTCACGCACACGGTGAGCCTTCAAACGTGCTGACCAATGAGACCATTCAGGCGGTATTTGGTTTGAACAACCACATCATTATCGATCCGGTTTCGAACATTCCTATGATGATTCCAATCGGTCGGCACAAGCTGAAATAGCGGATACGTCAAAGACAACAGTTAGTTGGACAGTAGCTGCAGAAACTCCATCAGAGCCGGATTATCAGAAGTATTTTTATATACAAAGCTTAGTGGTGATGTGTGGGGTAATACATCCAGCGGTGTATAACAAAGCATATTTGATGGTCGGGTAAAGTGTCGTTCATTGACAATAGCCACCCCATTGCCCGCCGCTACTAAACCTAACATGGTGCTTTCGCCGTGCGCCCACTGGGTCACTTCTGGTGACCAGCCAATTTCATTGAACAGGATTTCTTGCCAGTCGTAATAGTAAGGGTCAACGCTTCTTGGTAACCGAACTGAAGGCAAGAGATTAAGTTCTTCAATCGTGGCTGAAGGTGATAGCGTTTTTCCCCAACTGGCAGGATACGCGAGAACTAACTTGTCCTGTGCGATAGGTTGTACCGAGTACTCCGAAGACAACTCTGCGAAATGATAAAGAAAGGCACCATCGATTTGGTCTAGCTCTAGCCGTTTTAGTAGCACCATAGGTGTGTCGGAATAGACTTCCAGTTCAACATCATGGTTGTCATGACGGAACTGATTGACGCACTGATTGATTTGCCCTTCCCACAGAACAAAATCAGGAGCGCCTAAAGCCAGAGAACCATATTCCGTATGAGTAAACTGACGCACACGCTCGTTGGCGTCATCAATTTGCCTAATTATGGCGCCTAACTGCTTCTGATAGATTTTCCCTGCGCGATTTAGCCGTAGTCCTTTTGGTAAACGATCGAACAATAGTACGCCAAGTTCCGTTTCTAATTCTTTGATTTTTCTTGATATAGCCGGTTGGGTAACGTGTACTTTCTGCGCCGCTAAGCGAATGTTCTGTGTTTCAGCGACAGCTAAAAAGTATTTAAGGTGGCGTAGCTCCATCAGGCTATTTCTCTCTCGGCATCGGTTGATAACTTAATATCAATTTAATTTATTACAAATAGTAAGCATTATCGTTTGCATTATCAATAGTATGAAATAACAATAAAAATTAGCAGTATAGGATTATTAAAAAATGGAAAATATCAGAAGTGGTAAGGAACGTAGGAGTGCGATGCACTTACTTCTTTGTTTTGTTCCTGTTCTTTCTTATTCAGGTTCTGTTTATTCAGAAGTTAAAGATAGTGTTCAAGAAGACCAAGCTTACCGTGTAAACACCATTACGGTTTATGGGCAGCCAATTGCAACTGATGCTGATACCACGGTTACTGAAGAGCTGTGGGTTGGTGGCAAGGTTGCAACCAACGTGCATGATACGCCTGCGTTAGTTTCGGTAATTACGGAAAAAGAGATAAACCAGCGCAACGCCACCACGACAGAAGAAATTTTGCAGTATTCACCGGGTTTGGTGACCGATTATTACGGTTCTGATGATCGTAACGATTACTTTATGATTCGTGGTTATCAGGCTACAACCTATCGCGACGGTATGACACTCGGTTCGATGCGAGGTGTACGTGAAGATCCTTATGCGTATGAGCGAGTTGAAGTGATTCGCGGTGCAAACTCAACACTGTTTGGCCCAGCAGATCCGGGTGGTTCAGTGAACTTTGTCAGCAAGAGACCTAAATTTGAGCGCTTCGGAAATACTTATGTCTCGTATGGTTCATTCGACAATAAAGAGATTGGTTTGGATTTTGGCGACACACTGAATGAATCTGAAACCGTCGCGTACCGTTTCACCACCAAAATCAAAGACAGTGAGCTTGAATATGATCATTCAAAAGACAACTCTCAGTTTGTGATGGGAGGTATTACGTGGCAACCATCTGTACAGACTACGGCAACTCTAATCGTTGATTATCTTGGTCGAGATACCACACCGAACAGTGGTGGTTATCCATTAGACCGTGAATATGACCGCAGTCAATTCTACGGTGAACCTGACTACAACAAGCACGATGTAGAACGCACCAACATTACCGCTCAAATTGCTCATCATTTTGACAATGGCATCTCTCTAAGCGGTAACTTGCGTTACAGCAAGCTAGAAGACGATTTTGGTTATGTCTATTTGTATGATTACGAAGGAAGAACGGGTAGCGATATCTCCCGTTACTATTTTGGAACAGATACCGACTCAGAACAGCTAATTGGAAACACAATACTGCAATATGACGCGAGTTTTGGGCGCGTAGATAGCAGTAGTCTTGTGGGTTTGGAGTACCGTGATGCATCGACTCAGGCGGCATCTGTTTATGGTACATTAAGCAGTATCAATATTGATAATCCGACATACAGTGGCATGCCAACAATTGGTGCACCATATAGTCAAACCGATCAGGATGAAACCACCAAATCGATTTTCTTACAGCAAAACTTAGCATTTTTTGATCGCTATATCCTAACGTTAGGTGTTCGCCATGATTATATGGATTTAGCGAGCAGAAATGTATTAACCAGTGTTGACTCTAGCGACGATTTCTCAGAAACATCGTTCAGAGCAGCCTTTACAATTAAGGTTAGCGATGAGTGGTCAACTTATATCAGTCAGGTAGAGTCTGTTGCTCCGCCAAGTATTGGTGTTAAGCCAGAACGAGGAGAACAACTGGAAGTGGGGGTGAAGTTTGCGCCATCAAGTATGAATGCACTATTCTCGGCTGCGGTTTACGATCTTGAGAAGAATGACGTTACTATGGCAATTGTTCAGGATAATGGAACTATAGAACAACAAACCATTGGTGAAACTCGTGTTCGTGGTCTTGATTTGGAAGCGAAAGCAGAAATTACAGACAACTTCAATGTCACGGGGGGGTATTCCTACATGAAGTCTGAAGTTGTGCGCGGTAGTAATAGCTATTCAGGCGAAGTGTATGATGGCAATGAATTCGCAACTGTTCCAAACCACAGTGCATCGGTTTGGGGGTACTATACACTGCCAGTTGAAACCATGGATATTGGCTTAGGTACGCGTTATGTTGGCTCATACTACTTTGATGCGGCGAACACGAAGAAAAGTGAAGCTGCAATGCTATTTGATGCGGCATTTGCCTATCGAATTTCGAAGTCTGCTCAGCTGTCACTCAACGTACACAACTTAACGGACAAGCAGTATGTGGTAGGTTCTGGTACGGCAAACTACTACAACCCAGGTCGCTCGTTTAATGCTTCTTTAAACTATTCTTGGTAATCATTAGAAGCAGTAGTGCAGCATTGTTAAAGTTGTAGAACTAAAAGCCACAGTTCATCAGGGACTGTGGCTTTTTCATTGAATGGAAGTTTAGTCGCCCACGCGGAATAGTCTTTGAGCTTATTTAAGAAAGATTGCATTATGAGCGCTGCAAGAAGCCGCGATGTGCGGCTCTAACCTAGTTAATGAGTTAAGGAAATACACGTGGTAGAAAGGATTAATTACGAACAGTTACCTCAAATTGTTGGGCCGTATGTTCATGCTACGAAACACAATCAAACACTTTATATCTCTGGATTAACCGCCTACGGAACGCATGCTCAGTCTTCGGATATCTGTGCCCAAACCCAAGAAATCTTAAACCAAGTTCTAACCATACTTGAACTAGAGAAACGCTCGAGAAGCGATATCGTCAAAGTAACCATCTTTGTAAAAGACATCACTATGTTAGCCACTATCCGCCAAGAGCTATTTCAATTCTATGAAGGCAATCTTCCTGCGTGTTCTCTGGTGGAAATATCTCAACTTATTCACCCTGATCTACTGATCGAATATGAAGCTGTTGTTGCCCTTTAAGCTATTAAAGAATTGCCAGCAAACCGCTTAACGTAAAGAAGGACATCATAGTCGCGGCTAACATGATGGCGGAGGCGGTTTGGTCTTGCCCGTAAGCTTGGGCAAGAATGGTGTAAGTTCCCATCATTGGAATTGCGGCGCTGATAATGATGGCGCGATGCAATTCTGAATCCAGAGTTGGAAATTCAAGTTGCATCAATAGCCAAAGAACCATGATCACGGCTAGCGGATGCAGAACGAGTTTGCCTATTACCACGGGAAATATTTTGTGTCTCATCCCTTTTATCGAAAGCCCAGTCAGAGTTCCGCCGATGATGAACAGCGAAAGCGCGCTGCTTGTTTTGGAAAACAGGTCGACCGTTCGCGTAATGGCTTGAGGCAGTGGAATCTGCGACATAGAAACACAAGTGCCTGCAACCAGAGCGATCATCAGAGGGTTCTTTGCTAATCCACCCAGCGTTTTACCAAGTGTCACTTTTTCAGTTGAGTTGTTTCGCTCTGCCATAATTAGTATCAGAGGAATCATGACCAGATTTTCGACGATAACGTGCAGTGCAAAAGCAACACCGGCAATATCTGGGGCGATAAGAAGCAGAATTGGAAAGCCGATGAAGCCACTGTTTGCGCAAGACACACCCATGGCATTGAATGTCGAAGCCTGTTTATTTTCTTTTAAAACGTAGATGGAAACAAAGTAACCCACTGCCAGTGTGAACAGTGATGCGAAAAGATAAGTAGCGAGATAAGTAACGTTCAATATCTCTGCAAATGGACGTTGTGCCAGCGAATTGAACACCAGTGCTGGGAGAGCAAATTTGAGCACAAACTTGCCGAATATTTGCAGTTCACTCTTGCTGAAAATGCCCTGTCGGGTAGCCAGCAGCCCAAGCAGTATTGAGAGATAAATCGGTCCGGTAATTGACAGAATATTGAGCATTTTGTTGTTCTTATCAGAGAGGGTGACAACTATATTCTCATGCTTGCCTATTCATTTCAGCTTCCATTTTTCACTTACGTGAACAATAGAAGCTGAGGTCAACATAGATGCAACTTATACTCGGATCTTGAAGCTCAATAGTACCGCGATGAAAATCAGTCCCACGATAACGTAAAGAGCATTAATAAGACCATAAAGTTCTGCGCCAAAACCGACCAAGGCGGGACCAGCCAAAACACCCACATAACCTAATGTGGACACCGCGGTCACAGCGAGTGACTCTGGCATAGTAGTTTGTTTACCTGTGGCAGAAAACATAATCGGAACTATGTTGGAGCAGCCAATACCGATAAGCGCATAGCCAACTAGCGCACTTTGCCAGTGGTTGAATGACAAGCTGACCAGAAATCCTATGATTGCTACGGATGAACCCAACACAATCATTCTCTTCGCGCCGATTATGCTTACCGCTTTATCTCCCAGCAGACGCCCAATCGTCATGGTTACCGAAAAGCAGGCAACACCCATTCCCGCAGACGTAGCCGGAATATTTCTATATTCACTTAGAAAGATACCACTCCAATCGAGCACAGTGCCTTCGGATAAGAAAAACACAAAACAGACCACACCAATGAAAAACACAGGACCTTTTGGGATAGCAAAGTAAGGACCTTGCTCTTGTGAAGTGTCAGAGCGCAAACCGGACTTATTGATAGTCAAAAGCAGCAAAACGAACAGTGACGTCAGTAAGCAGGCGAGTGAAACCGCTAAACCTGCAGACAATATCGAGGTGAGTACGATTGCGCCAGTCATACCACCTAAGCTGTAGAAACCATGGAAACCAGACATAAGAGGTTTGTTTGCCTCTTTTTCAACTATCACGGCTTGAATGTTCATCGCACAGTCAGTAATGCCAAGACACATGCCAAAACAGACCAGCAGCATTGACAATGTCACTATCGAGTTGGCAAACAGCAGTGTCGGAAACAACAACGAAAAGCCCAATACCGAAATAAGCAATACACGTTTACAGCCGTACTTACTGGTATAAAAACCGGCTGCTGGCATACCGACGAGCGCTCCAATCCCAAGAGAGAGGAGAAGCAAACCCATGATGCCATCGCTGATTTGAACGTTGGTTTTCACAAATGGAATGATGGCTGCCCAAGCTGCGGTAATGAAACCGGCTCCGAAAAACATTGAACGTGTTGCGATTCTATCGATATCGCCACGCTTGATGATCATTGCTGACAGCATACTTACTCCCTGTCGTGATTGTTTGATTGGAAAGATAGGCACTTGAAGCAAATAGGATACACAAATAAAAACCAAAATGAACTTAAATAAACATAAATTGAAAAATAATTTTCGATTGTGTTCATTTTGAGGAGCTGTTAGATTGCAGCAGAGAAATGTCAATTCAAGGGGGTTACAATGATTAAGTTGATTATTACGGATATGGACGGAACGTTTTTAAATAGCCAAGGTGACTACAACCGAGACTTGTTTAAAAATGTGGTTGCAAAAATGGGTCAACAAGGTGTTCACTTTGCGCCTTGTACAGGTAAGCAAGTGGAGCGAGTAGAAGAGTTACTAGGCGAAGAAAGCAAAAAATTTTGGATACTCGGCGACAGTGCAACACGCATTAAATATCAGGGTGAATACATCTACCAATCATTGCTAAACAATAAGTTAGGTCGAGATATTATCCAACAGCTCGAGGCAATAGCAGGTTCACATATCGTGATTGCTTGCACACCTGAATTTGCGGCGATTAAGAAAGATACCCCTGAGCATTTACGCGATCTTGTAAGGCGTTCCTACGCGAACGTGAAGCTGGTGGAAAGCTATCAAGAGATAGAGTCAGATTTCGTAAAAATCACGGTTTATGATGAAAACAAGCAGTGCCCAGCTCTGCGTCCTCAGCTTTCACCGTTTGATGAAAAGGCTTATATTGTGGTGTCGGAAGCCGCTTGGATTGATATTGCCAACGCTGGCGTGCATAAGGGTACGACGGTAGAGCGTTTACAAGAAATTCTTAATGTGACGCAAGCGGAGACCATGGTGTTTGGTGATGGTTTCAATGACATCGAACTGATGGAGCGCGCTCACTTTAGCTTTGCTATGCGTAATGCTTTTGAAGAAACCAAAGCCGCTGCTAACTACATCACTCGCTCCAATGATGAAGATGGCGTAATGCACACCATATTGCAGTTTTTGTCTCTGCAATCGAAAGTGTAAGTGTGCTGAACTTGCCAAATTGGTGAATCGTTCGAGTAAGTGTCTGCGAACAGAATTATTCAGATAGCGCTCTAGGACAAATATTCAAAACGTACACATATGAACATTTATAATGTTCGAGTATCCTATGAAAAATCGTTAAACAAGAAATCGGTGACAATGGATAAATACTCCCCAGAAGAACGACATCAGCTCATTCTTAATTTGTTGAATTCGCGCAGTAAAGTGATGGCTACGGAACTTGCCACACAGCTTGGAACGACGGAAGCGACAATTCGCCGAGATCTTCGTTTTCTTGCCGATGAAGGGCTGTGTAAGCGAATTCATGGCGGCGCATTATCTTTTGCTCCCCCAAGCGGTACTCAGGAAGAGCGATTAACAAACCGAAATTCTGAGAAACAAGCGTTAGCCCTAGCGGCGTTGAAACTGGTCAAAAAAGGGCAGTTGATATTCTTGGATGCCAGCAGTACTCATATGTTGTTAGCGAGTGTACTACCGGATAACTTGGATTTGACGGTAGTGACCAACAGTCCGGCTATTGCTTCACGTTTATTGGAGCGAAAGACCATCAAAACTATCTTAATTGGTGGTGAAC encodes:
- a CDS encoding MFS transporter, translating into MLSAMIIKRGDIDRIATRSMFFGAGFITAAWAAIIPFVKTNVQISDGIMGLLLLSLGIGALVGMPAAGFYTSKYGCKRVLLISVLGFSLLFPTLLFANSIVTLSMLLVCFGMCLGITDCAMNIQAVIVEKEANKPLMSGFHGFYSLGGMTGAIVLTSILSAGLAVSLACLLTSLFVLLLLTINKSGLRSDTSQEQGPYFAIPKGPVFFIGVVCFVFFLSEGTVLDWSGIFLSEYRNIPATSAGMGVACFSVTMTIGRLLGDKAVSIIGAKRMIVLGSSVAIIGFLVSLSFNHWQSALVGYALIGIGCSNIVPIMFSATGKQTTMPESLAVTAVSTLGYVGVLAGPALVGFGAELYGLINALYVIVGLIFIAVLLSFKIRV
- a CDS encoding HAD family hydrolase; amino-acid sequence: MIKLIITDMDGTFLNSQGDYNRDLFKNVVAKMGQQGVHFAPCTGKQVERVEELLGEESKKFWILGDSATRIKYQGEYIYQSLLNNKLGRDIIQQLEAIAGSHIVIACTPEFAAIKKDTPEHLRDLVRRSYANVKLVESYQEIESDFVKITVYDENKQCPALRPQLSPFDEKAYIVVSEAAWIDIANAGVHKGTTVERLQEILNVTQAETMVFGDGFNDIELMERAHFSFAMRNAFEETKAAANYITRSNDEDGVMHTILQFLSLQSKV
- a CDS encoding DeoR/GlpR family DNA-binding transcription regulator yields the protein MDKYSPEERHQLILNLLNSRSKVMATELATQLGTTEATIRRDLRFLADEGLCKRIHGGALSFAPPSGTQEERLTNRNSEKQALALAALKLVKKGQLIFLDASSTHMLLASVLPDNLDLTVVTNSPAIASRLLERKTIKTILIGGELDYSVGGAIDITAVESINKFRFDLSFLGVCAWSSEVGFSAIHYQDREFKRSVVTRSGALAVLCTDDKVEALASYPFLDSQELDYLVCTEHSSSLQGYFSNIQCQLIIV